The DNA sequence CGTCAGATCCGGATCCGGATCCCTGACCCGAATCCGGGGAAATTCCCACATCCCTTTCAAGAATTCACCTTCCCGGTTCCGGGCCAGCAGGAATCGATCCCGGTGACGGATCACGGCCACCGCGTAGCTCAACCGTCGCACGGCACGGCGCGCGCGGGGCAGGGGCAGCTTTTCCTGAACTCCGGCCCGAAGTCCGAGGCAACTCCCCTCCAGCGGACAGCGACCGCAACCCGGCGAGCGCGGCGTGCAGACCAGGGCCCCCAATTCCATGAGAGCCTGGTTCAGATCGGACACTTCCTCCCGGGCCGCGGCATAGCGGCTGATGCGGGTCAGCAGGTCCCACAGCGGCGGGGAATCGTCTCCGGCGGAGACGCCGTCCATCTTGAGGTAGCGGGCGAAGAGCCTGCGGATGTTGCCGTCCAGGATGGGCAGCGGTTGCCCATAGGCAATGGAGAGGACGGCTCCGGCCGTATACCGGCCGACTCCGGGCAACCGGATCATCTCTTGGTAGGTCCGTGGGAACTCACCCCCGTGGCGGTCGCGGATCTGCTGGGCTGCCCGGCGAAGATTGCGGGCCCGGCTGTAATATCCCAGCCCCGACCAGAGGGCAAGGACTTCGTCCTCGTCGCTTTCGGCCAGGTCTTCCAGCGTGGGATAACGCTTCAGAAACCTCCGGTAGTAGGGAACGACGGTCTTCACCTGGGTCTGCTGGAGCATCACCTCGGCCAGGAGGACCGGATAGGGCTCAAGCCGGCGGCGCCAGGGAAGATCGCGCCGGTGCCGCTGGTACCAGCGCAGCAGATCCCGGCAGAACGCGGCGACGGGAACCGGCAGTTCCAGCTTTTCCATGGAGTCGAAAACCAGGCCGGAGCAGGCCGCTACGGGCTGAGGACCTGCTTGGCGATGGTGGCGAGTTGCATGTGGGTCGTGCCCTCGTAGATGGACCCGATCTTGGAGTCCCGAAAATACTTCTCCACGGGATAGTCCCGGGTATAGCCGTAGCCTCCGAAAATCTCGATGGCGCGGGACGTGATCTTCTCGGCGACCCTGGAGCTGTAGTACTTGGCCATCGCCGCTTCCTTCAGAAAGGCCTTGCCCGCGTCCTTCAACCGCGCCGCGTTGTAGACCAGGAGTCTCGCCGCCTCCAACTCCGTCTCCATTTCCGCCACCGAGAACTGGACCCCCTGGAACTGGCCGATGGGCTTGCCGAACGCCTCCCGCTCTCGACAATAGGCGAGGGCATGGTCCAGGGCCCCCCGGGCCAGGCCGATCATCTGGGCGCCGATCCCGATTCTGCCCTCATTCAGAGTCTCGATGGCCACCTTGTAGCCGATGCCTTCGGCTCCCAGGACGTTCTCCGCAGGCACGGCGCAATCCTCCAGGATCAGCTCGCAGGTGGACGAGGCGCGAATGCCCAGCTTGTCCTCCTTCTTTCCGACGCGGAACCCGGTAAAGCTCCGTTCCACCAGGAAGGCGGTGATGCCCTTGTACCTCTTCTCGGGGGCCGCGTTGGCGAAGACGATGAAAAGATCGGCCTCCGCCGCGTTCGTGGTCCACAGCTTCCGGCCGTTGAGAACGTAATGGTCCCCCTGCCTGGAGGCCCGGGCCGCCATGGTGAACGCGTCGCTGCCGGAGGTCGCCTCCGAGAGGGCGTAGGCGCCCACCCACCGCGACGCCATGCGGGGCAGATACCGCTCCTTTTGGGACCGTGTCCCCCATCGCAGCAGAGCGTTGTTGACCAGGGTGTTCTGGACGTCCACGACGACTCCGGCCGACGCATCCGCCGTGCTCAGCGCCTCCACCGCCAGAATGGACATGAAGAAACTGGCCCCGGCCCCACCCAATGACGCGGGGACCTCGATGCCCATCAGATCCAACTGGAAAAACTGCTGCAGGAGCTCGGGCCGGAAGACTCCGTCCCGGTCCATCTCCGCGGCCAGCGGCCGGACCTCGCTCCGGGCGAAGTCGTAGACGGCATCCCGAAACAGCGCCTCCTCTTCCGACAATTCGGTGAGCGGCGACGGAGGCGAGCCGTAGTCGGACATGAGACGGATCATAGACAGACCCCCCTATCCTGACAAGGCCGGCACCAGCCCGGCCCGGCCGTCCGCTCCGGGCCGAGACCGGGCCGCGGCGGTCCTCCGGCGCCGTCCTGACAGCGGTCCCGGCACCGTAGTAGACTGTTGGCGAGGGGTCAGGGCCATGAGTTCCAAGATCGACGACAGATCGCGAGGCCGGCGTTCTCTTCCCCGAGTCATCGACGACATCGCTGCCACCTACCGGGACAGCCGTCTGAAGCACCAGCACCTGGGGGAGACGCCGCTTCCCAGCCAGCGGGTCGTTGTCGACGTCCTGGGAAAGATCCGAATGATTCTCTTCCCCGGATACTTCGGGCACCAATCCGTCACCAACGAGACGGTGGAAGAGTACGTGAGCGGCTTGGTCGAAGAGGTGTACCGGCGCCTCTCGAAGGAGATCTGCAAAGCACTCATTCTCGAATCCGGTCCGGACCCGGAGAAGGTCGGGAGAACCGCGGATGCCATCTGCCTTCGTTTCCTGAAGACCTTTCCGCGACTTCGCCGGCTGTTGGGACTGGACCTGGAGGCCGCCATGGACGGCGACCCGGCGGCCCGGAGCAACCACGAGATCATCTTCAGCTACCCCTGCATGAAGGCCGTCACCATCTATCGGGTCGCCCACGAGCTGACCCTTTTGAACGTCCCGCTGATCCCCAGGATCATGACCGAATACGCCCATCACGAAACGGGAATCGACATCCACCCGGGCGCCCGAATCGGCCGCCGTTTCTTCATCGACCACGGCACCGGTGTCGTCATCGGCGAAACCACCGAGATCGGAGAGAACGTCAAGCTCTATCAGGGCGTGACTCTGGGTGCGCTGAGCTTCCCCGAAGGGGCGGCGGCGGCCCGTGGAAAGAAACGCCATCCCACCATCGAGGACAACGTGGTCATCTATTCCGGGGCCACGATTCTGGGCGGCAATACGGTCATCGGCCGGGATTCCATCATCGGCGGCAACGTCTGGATCATCAGCAGCGTGCCTCCCGGGTCCAAGGTCATGGTGAGGGTTCCCAAACTTCGAATCACCGCCGCGGTCTGACCCGCCATTCAATCCGGGCCGGTGTGCCCGCCCTTTCACAGTTCCGCTCCCCCGTTCCTCCCCCCCTTGTCCCCCGCCGTTGACAGTTTCTTCCGGCCGTTGGTAACTTGGATCTTAACTCCATGATCAATCGGGTCATACTCTCCATCGGGATCCTGCTGGGGCCCGCCCTGCCCTTGTTCGGCTCCGACAGGTCCGCGGCCGAGTTCTTCGAGATGCGCATTCGGCCCCTGCTGGCCGAAAACTGCTACGCCTGCCACACCAGCGCCCGCAAGGGAGATCTTCGATTGGATTCGAGGGACGGACTGGTTCGCGGGGGCAGTTCCGGGCCGGCCATCAGGCCCGGAAACGCTGCCGGCAGCCTGCTCGTCCGGGTCGTCTCCCACACCCATGAGAGGCTGCAGATGCCTCCCCAGGGAAAGCTCAGCGACCGGAAAATCGAGGACCTGCGCAGTTGGATCGACGCCGGCGCCGTCTGGCCGGACACCGGCGACAAGTTGATCGCCTCGAATCCGGCAGCCACCTACACGGTCACGCCGGAGCAACGGGCCTTCTGGTCTCTGCGGCCGCTGCAGGAAACCGATCCTCCCGGCGTGGGGGATGCCCCCCGGCCGGGAAACCCCATCGACTATTTCGTCCTGGACCGGCTGGAAAAAGAGGGTCTGGCTCCCGTCGGGTCCGCCGACAGGCGTACTCTCATCCGGAGAGCCAGCTTCGACCTGAGCGGACTTCCGCCCACGCCCGAAGAGGTGGAGGCCTTCGCCTCCGACACCTCTCCGGACGCCTTCTCCCGGGTCGTGGAGCGGCTGCTGGCCTCCCACCACTATGGAGAGCGTTGGGGGCGCCACTGGCTGGACCTGGCCCGCTATTCCGACGGCAGATTGGGAGCCCGGACGGACACTCCCTATCCCAACGCCTTCCGATACCGGGATTGGGTCGTCGAAGCGTTCAACCGGGACCTGCCCTACGATCAATTCATCCTGGCCCAGGTCGCGGCCGACCAACTGCCTGTCGAAAGCCGGGAGGAATTGCTTGCGGGCCTGGGCTTTCTCGCCATCGCTCCCAACCTGGACGACCTGGTGGACGTGACGGCCCGAACTTTCCTGGGGCTGACCGTGGGCTGCGCCCGGTGCCACGACCACAAGTACGACCCCATCCCCACTCAGGACTTCTATTCCCTGAAGGGTGTGTTCACCAGCAGCAAAGCCGGGGAACACCCTCTGGTGGCCGACCCCGTCGTCGATGCCTACAAGCAGAGCCAGGAGCGGATCAACGCCCGGAAGGAGGCGATTCAGGCCTTCATCACGGCTCAGTCGGAGCAACTGTCGGAAATCCTGATGGGACAGACCTCCGGCTACATGGTGGCCGCCTGGAAGGCGATGCGCGGGAATTCGCAGGCGCCGCCGGCCGAACTGGACTCGGAGATCCTGGACCGGTGGGTCAAGTACCTGGGTCGAAAGGACCTGGAACACCCCTACCTCCGTGAGTGGGAAGAGCTTGGAGACCAGGGAGGAACTCTCCAACAGGTGAACGATCTCTCCCGCCTCTTCCAGGACGCGGTGCTGGCCGTCCACGCCGAGAAGAAGGGCATCGAGGACAGGAACTACGTGAAGTTGGGCGGGGCCAAAGGGGTCGCCGACCAGGGCACCCGCCAGTTCACGAACCTGGAGTTCCTCGACCTGGAGAAGTGGTACCTGTGGAGGGACCTGGCGGCGGGGCCCCATCCCCGAGGGAGCTTCCGGTTCCCGGGCGGAGTGTTTTACTACGGTGCGGAAGAGGGATTGGAGATCGATCGCTTTCTCAGCCCGGTCTGGAAGGGTCATCTGGACCGGATGCGCGCCGAATTGAAGCGTCTTGAGGACTCGGCTCCCGAGCCCTATCCGTTTCTCCACATCTATCAGGACCGGGAGAAACCGGAGGACCTCCAAGTTGCCATTCGGGGCGACACGAAGAACCTGGGGGACGTGGCTCCGCGAAGGTTCCTCCACATTCTGAGCGACGGGACCCCGAAACCATTCACGGAAGGAAGCGGCCGCCTGGAGTTGGCCAAGGCCATTGCCGATCCCCGGAACCCTCTGACCGCGCGAGTCATGGTGAATCGGATCTGGCAGCATCATTTCGGCCGGGGACTCATTTCGACGCCGAGCAATCTGGGGAGATTGGGAGAACCGGCCAGCCATCCCCGGCTGCTGGACTACTTGGCGGGGCGCTTCATTCGCAACGGGTGGTCCGTCAAGCAACTCCACAAGGAGATCATGCTGTCGGCCGCCTATGCCCGGAGCAGCCGACACCACCAGGAGAATTTCCGGAAGGATCCTGAAAACCGGCTACTGTGGCGAATGAACCCGATTCAGAGGCTGGACGCGGAAGCCCTGCGGGACACGATACTGGCCGTCTCGGGAAGTCTGGACCGCACGCCGGGCGGACCGCCGAATCCGCTGGACGAAAAGCACCGCCGCCGCGCCCTGTACGCCACCGTCAGCCGGACTCAGCCCGACCGGGCCATGGCGCTGTTCGATTTTCCCGACCCCAATGCCCACAGCGACCGGCGCGCCGTGACCGTGGGTCCCATGCAGCGGCTCTTTTTCCTCAACAGCCCCTTTGTCATGGAGCAGGCGAAAGCCCTGGCCGGCCGCCTGGCCAGAGAGTCTCCTCAGGGGAACCGGGCCCGGATCCGGCGGGCCTACCAATTGCTGTACGGACGCCCCCCGGATCCGTCCGAGATCCGCATGGGGCTTGAATACCTGGAGGAAGAAAAGGATCCCTGGCCCAAGTACGCTCAGATGCTGCTGGCGTCCAGCGAGTTCAGTTCGGTGAACTGAGGTGTCCGAACTCAGCCGGGGTTGGCCGGAAAGGACTGGCACGGTACTGACAATCCGGAAAGATTCCCTTACCGTTGTCACGGGAGGAGCCCAACATGAACCGACGTGAAATGCTGTCTCTCATGGGGACCGGGTTCGGCACGGTAGGCATGTCCAGCCTGCTGGCCGGCCCTTCCGGCGACCAGCCCCTGTCTCGCCGGACACCCCATTTCCCACCCAAGGCCAAGCACGTCATCTTTCTCTTCCTCAACGGCGGGCTCTCCCAGGTGGATACTTTCGACCCCAAACCGGCGCTGGACCGGCACCACGGCGATCCGCTTCCCGGCCCCAAGGTCAGGACCGACCGGGCCTCGGGAACCCTGATGAGATCTCCGTTTCGCTTCAGCCGCCGCGGCGAGAGCGGAATCCCGGTCTCTGAGATCTTCCCGCAAGTGGGCGAATCCATCGACGACTTCTGCGTCATCCGCTCCATGCATTCGGACATCGGCAATCACGAGCCCTCCCTGCTCCTCATGAGTTGTGGACATCAGCTCCCCGGTCACCCCTCCATGGGTTCGTGGATCACCTACGGACTGGGCTCCGAGAACGAGAACCTGCCCGGATTCGTGGTGTTGTGCCCCGGCTATCCCATCGTGGGCCCTCCCCTCTGGTCCTCCGGATTCCTTCCCAACACCTACCAGGGGACCCACGTTCGCAACAACGAGACGTCGCCGGAAAAGCTGGTGCGGAACGTTCGAAATCAGAGTTTGCTCCCCGGCGAGCAGGAGCGGCAGTTGGCTCTGTTGTCCCGACTCAACCGCTCCTACCTGGGACGGCTCGGTCACCAGCCGGAACTGGAGTCGGGCATCGCCGCCATGGAAGTGGCGTTCCGGATGCAGATGGAAGTGCCCCACGTCTTCGACATCACCCGGGAGAAGGAATCCACACGCTCGCGGTACGGCGACAGCGACTTCGGCCGCGGCTGCCTCATGGCCCTTCGCCTGGTGGAGCAGGGGGTTCGCATGGTCCAGGTCTTCTACGGAAGCTCCCAGCCCTGGGACAGCCACGACGACATCCAGGACCACCGCCGCCACGCCCAGGTGGCCGACGGTCCCATCGCCGCCCTGATCCGGGATCTGAAGTCACGGGGCCTGTTCGAGGAGACCCTGGTCATGGTCGGCAGCGAGTTCGGCCGCACGCCCATGATTCAGAACAGCGGCCTGGAGAAGATCGGAAAGGGGCGGGACCACAACGTGCACGGCTACAGCACGCTTCTGGCGGGAGGTGGAATTCGCGGCGGCTGCACCTACGGCGCCACCGACGATTTCGGATACAAGGCCGTGGAAGACCGGGTCCATCCCAATGACCTGCATGCCACGATCCTGCATCTCCTGGGCTTGGACCACACGCGATTGACCTTTCGGTACAGCGGGAGGGACTTCCGCCTCACCGACGTGGGGGGCAAGGTCCTCCACGACGTCCTGGCGTGACGGTCAAGGCGCCAGGAGTCGAGCCGCCCGTTCGACCTCGCCGGAGAAAGCCCGGATCAAGCCGGCCGTCCGTTCGATCTGAGCCTCGACCTGTTTCCAGTTCCGCTGCTCAATGGCCTCTCGTACTCCGGGAAGGGTCTTGACTCCGTACCCGGTGTAGAAGCCCGGCGCATAGATGTGATGCCGGTACCAGGGGCGCCCCGGCAGCCCCTCCGGGTGTGCGAATTTCTGCTCCAGCCCCGTCAGGATCCGATTCAACTGCAACCGTTCCGCTTCCGGAAGCGTGCCCCTCGATGCGAAACGTCCGTAGCCGCGAGCATACTTGCGGGCGCTGACCTGAAGTCCCGCCACGGCGTTTCGAAGCGGCGCGAAGTTGAAGAAGGGAACCGCATCCCGCGGCGCGGGAGGGACGTAAATCCGCGTCGGGTCCGAGGCCGCTTTCAGATATCCCTCCCGGATCCAACGGTTCAGGGCTTGGGTCCCGCGGCGCATTTCGCCGGCCAGATTCATGACCTCCGTCAGGTAACCCTCCAGCGTGGCGGCCAGGCGGGTGAACTCCAACGGCAGGACTTCGGCGTTGGCCAGCCGAAGAACGATTCTGCCGGCCACCTGGGCCAGGACCACGCCGTACCGGTATCCCGGATCCATGAACCGGTGGTAATGGTCGAAGGAGTCATAGAGGGAATGATAGGAGCCCTGGGAGGACTCGCCGCCGAAAGCCAGATTCAGGCTGGCGATTCCCAGGTGCTGGAGAAACGGAGTGTAGTCGGAACCCGATCCCAGGGCTCCCAGCCTCACCCGCTCCACCGGTGCAAGCGGCAGCGGATCGATGGAGACCGTTCGCCGGGCCAGGGAACGCTGCAGGACGCTCAGGTCCGTCTGGGGATCGTCGACGTCCCTCGCCGCCTGATTGACCAGCGTCTCCAGGATGTGGGAGCCTCCCGCGCTCAGGAATCCGCGGCCGTTGGAGTCGCTGTTCACGTACACGACGGCCTTTTTCTTCAACTCGCCGGCGTATTCCTCCACCCACTCGGTGGAGCCGATCAGGCCCGGCTCCTCGGCGTCCCAGGCGGCGTAGACGATGCTGCGGCGAGGACGCCAACCGTCCCCGGACAGGCTGGCCACCGCCCGGGCCTCGGCCAGCATGGCGGCCACACCGCTCACCGGATCCCTGGCGCCGTGGACCCAGGCGTCGTGATGGTTGCCGCGGAGGATCCACTGATCCGGCTCTTCCCGGCCTTCCAGCCGGGCGATGACGTTGTAGACGCGAACCAGGTCCCAGTTGAACTCCAGCTTGAGGCGCACCTTGGCCGGACCCGGACCCACGTGGTAGGTGATGGGCAGGGCGCCGCGCCAATGGGGGGGAGCCACCGGACCCCCCAGCGCGCTGAGCAGGGGAAGGGCGTCTTCATGGGAGATGGGAAGGACCGGAATTCGAGGCAGGGTGGGCGCTTCGCTGCGGGACAATCTTTCGGCGTCCTCGGTCGCCGCCGTGAAGGGGGTCAATGGATCTCCGGGATGGACCGGCATGTCCAGCACCGATCCCCTCTCCACCCCATCCTCATTCCGAAACGGACCCGTGGGATAGGCGTCGCCCTGGAAATACCCGTCGTCTTTGGGATCGGAATAGATGATGCAGGCCAGCGCGCCCCGCTCGGCCGCCAGCTTGGGCTTGAGCCCTCTCCATGAACCCCCGTAGCGGGCGATGACGATCCGGTCCTTGACCTGAATGCCCCGGCGGTCCAGTTGCTCGTAATCGGCCGGGATCCCGTAGTTGACGTAGACCAGTTGACCGGTCGCCTCCCCATCCGGCGAGTAGGCGTTGTAGGCGGGCAAAATTTCCGATGTCTGGCCGGAGGTGGAATCCTCGGCCAGCGCGGGTTCCTTCAGGCGAGCCCGGAAGGGCTCGGGCTCCAGCATTTCCAACCGGCGAAGCCTGGGTGTGGGAAAGAGGATCCGGTACTCGTCCAACCGGGCTTCATACCCCCAGGAGCGAAAGAGGGAAACCATGAACTCGGCGTTTTCCCGGCCTTTGGGAGAGCCCGGGTGATGCGGGCGGGAACTGAGTTTTCGGATCCATTCTTCAATCTGCGCCGGATCCAGG is a window from the Acidobacteriota bacterium genome containing:
- a CDS encoding DUF1501 domain-containing protein, with translation MNRREMLSLMGTGFGTVGMSSLLAGPSGDQPLSRRTPHFPPKAKHVIFLFLNGGLSQVDTFDPKPALDRHHGDPLPGPKVRTDRASGTLMRSPFRFSRRGESGIPVSEIFPQVGESIDDFCVIRSMHSDIGNHEPSLLLMSCGHQLPGHPSMGSWITYGLGSENENLPGFVVLCPGYPIVGPPLWSSGFLPNTYQGTHVRNNETSPEKLVRNVRNQSLLPGEQERQLALLSRLNRSYLGRLGHQPELESGIAAMEVAFRMQMEVPHVFDITREKESTRSRYGDSDFGRGCLMALRLVEQGVRMVQVFYGSSQPWDSHDDIQDHRRHAQVADGPIAALIRDLKSRGLFEETLVMVGSEFGRTPMIQNSGLEKIGKGRDHNVHGYSTLLAGGGIRGGCTYGATDDFGYKAVEDRVHPNDLHATILHLLGLDHTRLTFRYSGRDFRLTDVGGKVLHDVLA
- a CDS encoding PSD1 and planctomycete cytochrome C domain-containing protein, yielding MINRVILSIGILLGPALPLFGSDRSAAEFFEMRIRPLLAENCYACHTSARKGDLRLDSRDGLVRGGSSGPAIRPGNAAGSLLVRVVSHTHERLQMPPQGKLSDRKIEDLRSWIDAGAVWPDTGDKLIASNPAATYTVTPEQRAFWSLRPLQETDPPGVGDAPRPGNPIDYFVLDRLEKEGLAPVGSADRRTLIRRASFDLSGLPPTPEEVEAFASDTSPDAFSRVVERLLASHHYGERWGRHWLDLARYSDGRLGARTDTPYPNAFRYRDWVVEAFNRDLPYDQFILAQVAADQLPVESREELLAGLGFLAIAPNLDDLVDVTARTFLGLTVGCARCHDHKYDPIPTQDFYSLKGVFTSSKAGEHPLVADPVVDAYKQSQERINARKEAIQAFITAQSEQLSEILMGQTSGYMVAAWKAMRGNSQAPPAELDSEILDRWVKYLGRKDLEHPYLREWEELGDQGGTLQQVNDLSRLFQDAVLAVHAEKKGIEDRNYVKLGGAKGVADQGTRQFTNLEFLDLEKWYLWRDLAAGPHPRGSFRFPGGVFYYGAEEGLEIDRFLSPVWKGHLDRMRAELKRLEDSAPEPYPFLHIYQDREKPEDLQVAIRGDTKNLGDVAPRRFLHILSDGTPKPFTEGSGRLELAKAIADPRNPLTARVMVNRIWQHHFGRGLISTPSNLGRLGEPASHPRLLDYLAGRFIRNGWSVKQLHKEIMLSAAYARSSRHHQENFRKDPENRLLWRMNPIQRLDAEALRDTILAVSGSLDRTPGGPPNPLDEKHRRRALYATVSRTQPDRAMALFDFPDPNAHSDRRAVTVGPMQRLFFLNSPFVMEQAKALAGRLARESPQGNRARIRRAYQLLYGRPPDPSEIRMGLEYLEEEKDPWPKYAQMLLASSEFSSVN
- a CDS encoding serine acetyltransferase, with product MSSKIDDRSRGRRSLPRVIDDIAATYRDSRLKHQHLGETPLPSQRVVVDVLGKIRMILFPGYFGHQSVTNETVEEYVSGLVEEVYRRLSKEICKALILESGPDPEKVGRTADAICLRFLKTFPRLRRLLGLDLEAAMDGDPAARSNHEIIFSYPCMKAVTIYRVAHELTLLNVPLIPRIMTEYAHHETGIDIHPGARIGRRFFIDHGTGVVIGETTEIGENVKLYQGVTLGALSFPEGAAAARGKKRHPTIEDNVVIYSGATILGGNTVIGRDSIIGGNVWIISSVPPGSKVMVRVPKLRITAAV
- a CDS encoding acyl-CoA dehydrogenase family protein; translated protein: MIRLMSDYGSPPSPLTELSEEEALFRDAVYDFARSEVRPLAAEMDRDGVFRPELLQQFFQLDLMGIEVPASLGGAGASFFMSILAVEALSTADASAGVVVDVQNTLVNNALLRWGTRSQKERYLPRMASRWVGAYALSEATSGSDAFTMAARASRQGDHYVLNGRKLWTTNAAEADLFIVFANAAPEKRYKGITAFLVERSFTGFRVGKKEDKLGIRASSTCELILEDCAVPAENVLGAEGIGYKVAIETLNEGRIGIGAQMIGLARGALDHALAYCREREAFGKPIGQFQGVQFSVAEMETELEAARLLVYNAARLKDAGKAFLKEAAMAKYYSSRVAEKITSRAIEIFGGYGYTRDYPVEKYFRDSKIGSIYEGTTHMQLATIAKQVLSP
- a CDS encoding M28 family metallopeptidase: MRICRHCGIGFLILWSGWGPVESAPENPPEILGFSRGAAEEQRLLESKMDADLDPAQIEEWIRKLSSRPHHPGSPKGRENAEFMVSLFRSWGYEARLDEYRILFPTPRLRRLEMLEPEPFRARLKEPALAEDSTSGQTSEILPAYNAYSPDGEATGQLVYVNYGIPADYEQLDRRGIQVKDRIVIARYGGSWRGLKPKLAAERGALACIIYSDPKDDGYFQGDAYPTGPFRNEDGVERGSVLDMPVHPGDPLTPFTAATEDAERLSRSEAPTLPRIPVLPISHEDALPLLSALGGPVAPPHWRGALPITYHVGPGPAKVRLKLEFNWDLVRVYNVIARLEGREEPDQWILRGNHHDAWVHGARDPVSGVAAMLAEARAVASLSGDGWRPRRSIVYAAWDAEEPGLIGSTEWVEEYAGELKKKAVVYVNSDSNGRGFLSAGGSHILETLVNQAARDVDDPQTDLSVLQRSLARRTVSIDPLPLAPVERVRLGALGSGSDYTPFLQHLGIASLNLAFGGESSQGSYHSLYDSFDHYHRFMDPGYRYGVVLAQVAGRIVLRLANAEVLPLEFTRLAATLEGYLTEVMNLAGEMRRGTQALNRWIREGYLKAASDPTRIYVPPAPRDAVPFFNFAPLRNAVAGLQVSARKYARGYGRFASRGTLPEAERLQLNRILTGLEQKFAHPEGLPGRPWYRHHIYAPGFYTGYGVKTLPGVREAIEQRNWKQVEAQIERTAGLIRAFSGEVERAARLLAP
- the mutY gene encoding A/G-specific adenine glycosylase, coding for MEKLELPVPVAAFCRDLLRWYQRHRRDLPWRRRLEPYPVLLAEVMLQQTQVKTVVPYYRRFLKRYPTLEDLAESDEDEVLALWSGLGYYSRARNLRRAAQQIRDRHGGEFPRTYQEMIRLPGVGRYTAGAVLSIAYGQPLPILDGNIRRLFARYLKMDGVSAGDDSPPLWDLLTRISRYAAAREEVSDLNQALMELGALVCTPRSPGCGRCPLEGSCLGLRAGVQEKLPLPRARRAVRRLSYAVAVIRHRDRFLLARNREGEFLKGMWEFPRIRVRDPDPDLTADALEKAFHRKLGLSLNIGGLLKPVRHQITFRRLTLHPVVGALRTAAPPPGLVWADPGGDRSYPVPAYVGKIARLYAREHGPA